A DNA window from Streptomyces sp. 71268 contains the following coding sequences:
- a CDS encoding FAD-dependent oxidoreductase, which produces MARRKRTAVVGGGMAGCAAAKELLKNGREVVIYETTAGLGGRARSWHRPEIEPDVGVNLWFTSFYKIMFERIREYGLEDQLTEMSNNVIVVDNGKPAELLSDSMKSLFTFPHVKLGDRIGFLTATLKETLKRKELDLFDPVKLAKYDDGTNAAEYALKSMSQRGFDNLLRPEIESFWLWRCEDISAAHVRAMQAQIAGAKFYVFKGGMEIIAEKNAEGAEIRLENEVTDLQVNDGEVRITARDADGTLTEEVFDDVVMATPAPVAAKLTAALPRQIVGEDTRDFLATQKYEPALSVSYLVDFSSMPSEAHIVAAGAEDPPVKTIITFPRQVRDANGRPVDKHLAFVYPGRAATRRLLKLSTEEQFAETTRLVTSLWPDFPADAEPFEIAERPWAMPVPEPGRYRKSARVIRLQHAPVVFAGDYFTSPISEAAMLSGIRAADKLLTVG; this is translated from the coding sequence ATGGCTCGACGCAAGAGGACTGCCGTCGTCGGCGGTGGTATGGCTGGCTGCGCCGCCGCTAAGGAGCTGTTGAAGAACGGGCGGGAGGTCGTCATCTACGAGACCACCGCCGGTCTCGGTGGGCGCGCACGGTCCTGGCACCGTCCGGAGATCGAGCCCGATGTCGGCGTCAACCTGTGGTTCACGAGCTTCTACAAGATCATGTTCGAGCGCATCCGCGAGTACGGCCTCGAGGATCAGCTCACGGAAATGTCGAACAACGTGATCGTGGTGGACAACGGGAAGCCGGCCGAGCTTTTGTCGGACTCGATGAAGAGTCTCTTCACCTTCCCCCACGTGAAACTCGGGGACCGCATCGGATTCCTTACCGCCACCCTCAAGGAAACGCTCAAGCGCAAGGAACTCGACCTTTTCGACCCGGTCAAGCTCGCCAAGTACGACGATGGCACCAATGCCGCGGAGTACGCCCTCAAGAGCATGTCCCAGCGCGGCTTCGACAACCTGCTGCGGCCGGAGATCGAGTCGTTCTGGCTGTGGCGCTGCGAGGACATCTCGGCCGCCCACGTCCGGGCCATGCAGGCACAGATCGCCGGCGCCAAGTTCTACGTGTTCAAGGGCGGCATGGAGATCATCGCCGAGAAGAACGCGGAGGGCGCGGAGATCCGCCTGGAGAACGAGGTCACCGACCTTCAGGTCAACGACGGCGAGGTGCGCATCACTGCCCGGGACGCCGACGGGACGCTCACCGAGGAGGTCTTCGACGACGTCGTGATGGCCACCCCGGCGCCGGTCGCCGCCAAGCTGACGGCCGCCCTGCCGCGCCAGATCGTCGGCGAGGACACCCGGGACTTCCTGGCCACCCAGAAGTACGAGCCCGCGCTGTCGGTGTCGTACCTGGTGGACTTCTCCAGCATGCCGTCCGAGGCGCACATCGTGGCCGCCGGGGCCGAGGACCCGCCGGTCAAGACGATCATCACCTTCCCGCGCCAGGTGCGGGACGCGAACGGGCGCCCGGTCGACAAGCACCTCGCGTTCGTCTACCCGGGCCGGGCCGCCACCCGCAGGCTGCTCAAGCTCTCCACCGAGGAGCAGTTCGCCGAGACCACGCGGCTGGTCACCTCGCTGTGGCCGGACTTCCCCGCCGACGCCGAGCCGTTCGAGATCGCCGAGCGCCCGTGGGCCATGCCGGTGCCCGAGCCCGGCCGCTACCGCAAGTCGGCCCGGGTCATCCGGCTCCAGCACGCCCCGGTGGTCTTCGCCGGCGACTACTTCACCTCGCCGATCTCCGAGGCCGCGATGCTCTCCGGCATTCGGGCAGCCGACAAGCTGCTCACGGTCGGCTGA
- a CDS encoding MMPL family transporter — protein MFASLARFTSGRSRLVLYLSGVLFVIAGALGGGVISKLSAGGFIDSSTESARAAEIMDERFHAGAPNLTLLITDERGVDDPKVAAAGRAITARLDGEKDVEHAVSYWSLGNAESLRGKGGDRALVLARINGDEDQIQDRFDKLESRYEGRIEGVDVTIGGSALANKEIVETTEKDLLKIEMVTFPILFVVMLFVFRSVVAALVPLLVSGLTIVSVLLTLRVLTLFTEVSVLATNVATGLGLGLAIDYSLILIKRYREELAGGAEPDGAIATALRTAGRTVVFSAVTVALALAALLVFPFYFLRSFAYAGIPTALLAAVVSVTFLPALLKALGPRIEKGRVGRRKLPVEEAAARGEEVEGFWHRLALTVMRFPVPIATAVIALLLFLGAPFLDLRMSLADERVLPASTQSREVGETIRADFRAQETQALNVVLSDTPAKGERDITGYAKTLSGLTNVARVDTEAGTFAGGRQVAPPSPAADRFGVADSTYLSVVPKSQSLSEKGRQLVQDIRAVDAPYDVRVGGPAAELHDSITSMNDRLPLSLVVIALSSFVVLFLFTGSIVLPLKALVLNCLSLSATLGVLVWGFQDGHLEGIVGDFVVTDSITWTVPVLLFCIAFGLSMDYEVFLLSRIKEEYQLTGDNTKAVARGLERTGSTVTAAALLIAIVFLGFVISGIVYLKAIGVGLAIAVLMDATLVRGALVPAFMRLAGRANWWAPGPLRALHAKIGLSEGDHAAGDPRPEPRDRSRESVGRD, from the coding sequence ATGTTCGCCTCCCTGGCCCGCTTCACATCCGGTCGCAGCAGACTGGTGCTGTATCTCAGCGGAGTTCTGTTCGTCATCGCGGGAGCGCTGGGTGGTGGGGTCATCTCGAAGCTGTCGGCGGGTGGCTTCATCGACAGCTCCACGGAATCGGCCAGGGCCGCCGAGATCATGGACGAACGCTTCCACGCGGGCGCCCCCAATCTCACGCTCCTGATCACCGACGAGCGGGGCGTGGACGATCCGAAGGTGGCCGCGGCGGGCCGCGCCATCACCGCGCGGCTCGACGGGGAGAAGGACGTCGAGCACGCCGTTTCCTACTGGTCGCTGGGCAACGCCGAGTCACTGCGCGGCAAGGGCGGGGACCGCGCCCTGGTGCTGGCCCGCATCAACGGCGACGAGGACCAGATCCAGGACCGCTTCGACAAGCTGGAGTCGCGCTACGAGGGGCGGATCGAGGGCGTCGACGTCACCATCGGCGGCAGCGCGCTGGCGAACAAGGAGATCGTCGAGACCACCGAGAAGGACCTGCTCAAGATCGAGATGGTCACCTTCCCGATCCTGTTCGTGGTCATGCTCTTCGTCTTCCGCAGCGTGGTCGCCGCCCTGGTGCCGCTCCTGGTCAGCGGACTGACCATCGTCTCGGTGCTGCTGACGCTGCGTGTCCTGACGCTGTTCACCGAGGTGTCGGTGCTGGCCACCAACGTCGCCACCGGACTCGGGCTCGGGCTGGCCATCGACTACAGCCTCATCCTGATCAAGCGTTACCGCGAGGAGCTGGCGGGCGGCGCCGAGCCCGACGGGGCGATCGCCACGGCCCTGCGCACCGCCGGGCGCACCGTCGTCTTCTCCGCGGTCACCGTCGCCCTGGCCCTGGCCGCTCTCCTGGTGTTCCCGTTCTACTTCCTGCGCTCGTTCGCCTACGCGGGCATCCCCACCGCGCTGCTGGCCGCCGTCGTCTCGGTCACCTTCCTGCCGGCCCTGCTGAAGGCGCTCGGCCCGCGCATCGAGAAGGGCCGGGTGGGTCGCCGGAAGCTCCCTGTGGAGGAGGCGGCGGCGCGCGGCGAGGAGGTCGAGGGCTTCTGGCACCGGCTCGCCCTGACCGTGATGCGCTTCCCGGTACCGATCGCCACGGCCGTCATCGCCCTGCTGCTCTTCCTCGGGGCGCCGTTCCTGGACCTGAGGATGAGCCTGGCCGACGAGCGGGTGCTGCCGGCCAGCACGCAGTCGCGGGAGGTCGGCGAGACCATCCGGGCCGACTTCCGGGCCCAGGAGACGCAGGCCCTGAACGTCGTGCTCAGCGACACGCCCGCCAAGGGCGAGCGCGACATCACCGGCTACGCCAAGACGCTGTCCGGCCTGACCAACGTGGCCCGGGTCGACACGGAGGCCGGCACCTTCGCCGGCGGCCGACAGGTCGCCCCGCCGTCCCCGGCCGCCGACCGGTTCGGCGTCGCCGACAGCACGTACCTGTCGGTGGTGCCCAAGAGCCAGTCGCTGTCCGAGAAGGGCCGGCAGCTCGTTCAGGACATCCGCGCCGTCGACGCCCCGTACGACGTGCGGGTGGGCGGTCCGGCGGCGGAGCTGCACGACTCGATCACCTCGATGAACGACCGGCTGCCGCTGTCGCTCGTGGTCATCGCGCTCAGCTCGTTCGTCGTGCTGTTCCTGTTCACGGGCAGCATCGTGCTGCCGCTCAAGGCGCTGGTGCTCAACTGCCTGAGCCTGAGCGCCACGCTCGGCGTGCTGGTCTGGGGCTTCCAGGACGGCCACTTGGAAGGCATCGTCGGCGACTTCGTCGTCACCGACTCCATCACCTGGACGGTGCCGGTGCTGCTGTTCTGCATCGCCTTCGGCCTGTCCATGGACTACGAGGTCTTCCTGCTCTCCCGGATCAAGGAGGAGTACCAGCTCACCGGCGACAACACGAAGGCCGTCGCGCGCGGCCTGGAGCGCACCGGCTCGACCGTGACCGCCGCCGCGCTGCTGATCGCGATCGTGTTCCTCGGGTTCGTGATCTCCGGCATCGTCTACCTCAAGGCGATCGGCGTGGGGCTCGCCATCGCGGTCCTGATGGACGCCACGCTGGTGCGTGGCGCCCTGGTGCCCGCGTTCATGCGCCTGGCCGGCCGCGCCAACTGGTGGGCACCGGGCCCGCTGCGGGCGCTGCACGCCAAGATCGGCCTCAGCGAGGGCGATCACGCCGCGGGCGACCCGCGCCCCGAACCGCGGGACCGTAGCCGGGAGTCGGTGGGCCGGGACTGA
- a CDS encoding S8 family peptidase, translating to MARSTLAASLALALVATGGTVLTWSASAATGKSERLAPLQAAGADAVDGRYVVVLKKPARSGATASASRALAGPVATARDAGGTVRRSYTETLHGFSADLSDAALDEVRRDPAVAYVQPVRVHRQEAAPAAASRPAPRATQQRAPWHLDRIDQRKLPLNTKFSPTGDASGVPVYVLDSGIRASHKEFEGRATGVYSAIKDGNGTRDCAGHGTFVASHIAGKTYGVAKKAKIRAVRILGCDNSATTEEILDGMNWTTKNAPASSVVNMSIQSSDGIVDRAMDDAAKAMVDKGLLVVFIAGNFGKGDCQNSPKDPRAITMGATNKTDARNTDANPSSYGSCVTAFAPGAGVSGAGEGSDTEVLKGWNGTSFAAPLAAGTLAVAKRDNPHLTMAEAKKLITSTATRGVLKNIGKGSPNRLLYAGPTGR from the coding sequence ATGGCGAGATCAACCCTGGCCGCTTCCCTGGCCCTCGCGCTGGTCGCGACGGGCGGCACCGTCCTCACCTGGTCGGCCAGCGCCGCCACGGGCAAGTCCGAGCGGCTGGCGCCACTCCAGGCCGCGGGGGCCGACGCCGTCGACGGCCGCTACGTCGTGGTCCTCAAGAAGCCGGCCCGAAGCGGTGCCACGGCCTCGGCCAGCAGGGCGCTGGCCGGCCCGGTGGCCACCGCGCGGGACGCGGGCGGCACGGTGCGCCGCTCCTACACCGAGACGCTGCACGGCTTCTCCGCCGACCTGTCCGACGCCGCACTCGACGAGGTGCGGCGCGACCCGGCGGTCGCCTACGTACAGCCCGTACGCGTCCACCGGCAGGAGGCGGCCCCGGCCGCGGCGAGCCGCCCCGCGCCCCGGGCCACGCAGCAGCGCGCGCCCTGGCACCTGGACCGCATCGACCAGCGGAAGCTGCCGCTGAACACGAAGTTCTCCCCCACCGGCGACGCGTCCGGCGTGCCGGTGTACGTGTTGGACTCGGGCATACGGGCCAGCCACAAGGAGTTCGAGGGGCGGGCGACGGGCGTCTACTCGGCCATCAAGGACGGCAACGGCACCAGGGACTGCGCCGGCCACGGCACCTTCGTGGCCAGTCACATCGCGGGCAAAACCTACGGGGTGGCGAAGAAGGCCAAGATACGCGCCGTGCGCATCCTCGGCTGCGACAACAGCGCGACCACCGAGGAAATCCTCGACGGCATGAACTGGACGACCAAGAACGCGCCCGCGTCGTCGGTGGTCAACATGAGCATCCAGAGCAGCGACGGAATCGTCGACCGGGCGATGGACGACGCGGCCAAGGCGATGGTCGACAAGGGGCTGCTCGTGGTGTTCATCGCGGGCAACTTCGGCAAGGGCGACTGCCAGAACTCGCCGAAGGACCCGCGCGCCATCACCATGGGCGCCACCAACAAGACCGACGCCCGCAACACCGACGCCAACCCCTCCAGCTACGGCTCCTGCGTGACCGCCTTCGCCCCGGGCGCCGGCGTCTCCGGCGCGGGCGAGGGCAGCGACACCGAGGTGCTCAAGGGGTGGAACGGCACCTCGTTCGCCGCCCCGCTGGCGGCCGGCACCCTCGCCGTCGCGAAGCGCGACAACCCGCATCTGACCATGGCCGAGGCGAAGAAGCTCATCACCTCCACGGCGACGCGGGGCGTGCTCAAAAACATCGGCAAGGGCTCGCCCAACCGGCTGCTGTACGCGGGCCCGACCGGGCGCTGA
- the ligD gene encoding non-homologous end-joining DNA ligase yields the protein MSDLLAGLPAAQRELLSVAPPGRELATRPMLAQLSDLRTFGDGWLFERKLDGVRALAVREAGGEARLFSRSGQDLGGTYPELIEALSAQPCADFTVDGEVVALWRGRTDFARLQQRMGLTDPRRARATGVAVTYYLFDLLALDGFRTTRLPLRVRKSLLRRALTFGEPLRLTPHRNEGGQDLLDQACAWGWEGLIAKRAQGGYVPRRSPDWLKLKCSRGQEFVIGGFTEPSGSRTGFGALLLGYHAHGRLRYAGKVGTGYTEAVLRRLSARLGELASGTSPFADAVRERRAHWVRPELVAQVAFTEWTRDGMLRHPRFLGLREDTDPREVVREEPGRR from the coding sequence ATGAGCGATCTGCTGGCCGGGCTGCCCGCCGCGCAGCGGGAGTTGTTGTCGGTCGCGCCGCCGGGCCGTGAGCTGGCGACGCGGCCGATGCTGGCCCAGCTCAGCGATCTGCGGACGTTCGGCGACGGGTGGCTCTTCGAGCGCAAGCTCGACGGGGTGCGGGCGCTGGCCGTACGCGAGGCGGGCGGCGAGGCGCGGCTGTTCTCGCGCAGCGGGCAGGACCTGGGTGGCACCTATCCCGAACTGATCGAGGCGCTGTCGGCGCAGCCGTGCGCGGACTTCACCGTGGACGGCGAGGTGGTCGCCCTCTGGCGCGGGCGCACCGACTTCGCCCGGCTCCAGCAGCGCATGGGGCTCACCGATCCCCGCCGCGCCCGGGCCACCGGCGTCGCCGTCACGTACTACCTGTTCGACCTGCTGGCGCTGGACGGGTTCCGGACCACGCGGCTGCCGCTGCGGGTCCGCAAGTCGCTGCTGCGCCGGGCCCTGACGTTCGGGGAGCCGCTACGGCTGACCCCGCACCGCAACGAGGGCGGCCAGGACCTGCTCGACCAGGCCTGTGCCTGGGGCTGGGAGGGCCTGATCGCCAAGCGGGCGCAGGGCGGTTACGTACCGCGCAGGTCACCCGACTGGCTGAAGCTGAAGTGCTCGCGCGGGCAGGAGTTCGTCATCGGCGGCTTCACCGAACCGTCGGGCAGCAGGACCGGGTTCGGCGCGCTGTTGCTCGGCTACCACGCGCACGGCCGGCTGCGGTACGCGGGCAAGGTCGGCACGGGGTACACCGAGGCCGTGCTGCGGAGGCTGAGCGCGCGGCTTGGGGAGCTGGCCAGCGGTACGTCGCCGTTCGCCGACGCGGTGCGCGAGCGCCGGGCGCACTGGGTGCGCCCCGAACTGGTGGCCCAGGTCGCCTTCACCGAGTGGACCCGGGACGGGATGCTGCGCCATCCGCGTTTCCTCGGGCTGCGTGAGGACACGGATCCGCGCGAGGTGGTCCGCGAGGAGCCCGGGCGCCGGTAG
- a CDS encoding DNA polymerase ligase N-terminal domain-containing protein — protein MSRGHPLETYRRKRHFDRTTEPRGDAGPSGTAAPCFVVQIHDASTLHFDFRLEVDGVLKSWSVPKGPSTNPEDKRLAMPTEDHPLEYRDFEGVIAEGEYGAGTVIVWDEGTYRPLTHDRRNRPVPFADALARGHVSFHLDGGKLCGGFALTRFRGGDGERESWLLVKEGRAGSARRRGTPDPARARSARTGRTLRQVAERERPAGGGARR, from the coding sequence ATGAGCCGCGGCCATCCGCTGGAGACCTACCGGCGCAAGCGCCACTTCGACCGGACCACCGAGCCGCGCGGCGACGCGGGCCCCTCCGGTACCGCCGCCCCGTGCTTCGTCGTCCAGATCCACGACGCGAGCACCCTGCACTTCGACTTCCGCCTGGAGGTGGATGGCGTGCTCAAGTCCTGGTCCGTGCCGAAGGGCCCGTCGACCAACCCGGAGGACAAGCGGCTCGCCATGCCCACGGAGGACCATCCGCTGGAGTACCGCGACTTCGAGGGCGTCATCGCGGAGGGCGAGTACGGGGCGGGCACCGTGATCGTCTGGGACGAGGGCACCTACCGTCCGCTCACCCACGACAGGCGGAACCGGCCCGTGCCCTTCGCCGACGCGTTGGCGCGCGGGCACGTCTCGTTCCACCTCGACGGGGGCAAGCTGTGTGGCGGCTTCGCGCTCACCCGCTTCCGCGGTGGCGACGGCGAGCGGGAGTCCTGGCTGCTGGTCAAGGAGGGCCGGGCGGGCTCCGCCCGGCGGCGTGGCACGCCGGACCCGGCCCGCGCCCGCTCGGCGCGCACCGGGCGCACCCTGCGACAGGTGGCGGAGCGGGAGCGGCCGGCGGGTGGGGGCGCGCGAAGATGA
- a CDS encoding DUF5133 domain-containing protein, whose protein sequence is MLMAHPSVLRELIDRYEALRARCAAAHDGHERRRMEDVVYTLCVTTGTREIEAALSAARRQLAWAATEGNGPALSA, encoded by the coding sequence ATGCTGATGGCACACCCCTCGGTGCTGCGCGAGCTCATCGACCGGTACGAGGCGCTGCGCGCGCGGTGCGCCGCCGCCCACGACGGGCACGAGCGCCGTCGCATGGAGGACGTGGTCTACACGCTGTGTGTGACGACCGGGACGCGCGAGATAGAGGCGGCACTGAGCGCGGCGCGTCGGCAACTGGCCTGGGCCGCGACCGAGGGGAACGGGCCCGCGCTGTCCGCGTGA
- a CDS encoding CBS domain-containing protein → MATARDIMTPDATCVGADESVLAGAQKLTTLGVGALPICGTDNKLKGVLTDRDIVVKVLGAGKDPQSTKAGELAQGEAVTIGADDSVEEVLATMKAHKVRRLPVIDGHDLVGIVSLADAARALPDAKAGELIDALSSDR, encoded by the coding sequence GTGGCTACGGCTCGCGACATCATGACCCCCGACGCGACGTGCGTGGGCGCTGACGAGAGCGTCCTGGCAGGTGCCCAGAAGCTGACCACGCTGGGCGTGGGGGCGCTGCCCATCTGTGGCACGGACAACAAGCTCAAGGGCGTGCTCACGGACCGCGACATCGTGGTCAAGGTACTCGGTGCGGGCAAGGACCCGCAGAGCACGAAGGCCGGCGAGCTGGCCCAGGGTGAGGCGGTGACCATCGGCGCCGACGACAGCGTCGAAGAGGTGCTCGCCACGATGAAGGCGCACAAGGTGCGCCGGCTGCCGGTCATCGACGGGCACGACCTGGTGGGCATCGTCTCGCTGGCCGACGCGGCGAGGGCACTGCCCGACGCCAAGGCCGGCGAACTGATCGACGCGCTCTCCAGCGACCGCTGA
- a CDS encoding NAD-dependent epimerase/dehydratase family protein: MAKPNPPDERPLDVVVVGATGNIGTGLIRALSDDPRIGSILGVARRVPDWSPPKTRWLGHDVGEGRPEELAEHFRGAAAVVHLAWLFQPTHDPVTTWRTNVLGSLRVFEAAAIARVPALVYSSSVGAYSPGPKDRAVSEEWPTHGWPEAAYPREKAYVERALDSFERDHPDMRVVRMRPGFVFQRSAAPEQRRLFAGPFVPGKLVRPGIVPVVPNLPGLRFQVLHTDDAAAAFAQAVLRPVRGAFNIAADPVVDARLLGKVLGARVVRVPAAVATAAVSALWRLHLVPATPGLLRTVLRLPVMDTGRAAAELDWVPRYSSTQALGELLRGLRDPVGAPTPPLAGRVAGGRFGELATGVGERP; this comes from the coding sequence ATGGCCAAGCCCAACCCGCCCGACGAGCGCCCCCTGGACGTGGTGGTCGTCGGGGCCACCGGCAACATCGGCACCGGTCTGATCCGAGCGCTGAGCGATGACCCGCGGATCGGTTCGATCCTGGGCGTGGCGCGCCGGGTCCCCGACTGGTCGCCGCCGAAGACGCGTTGGCTCGGCCACGACGTCGGCGAGGGGCGGCCCGAGGAACTCGCCGAGCACTTTCGGGGCGCCGCCGCGGTGGTGCACCTGGCCTGGCTGTTCCAGCCGACCCACGACCCGGTGACCACCTGGCGGACCAATGTGCTCGGCAGCCTGCGCGTCTTCGAGGCCGCGGCCATCGCGCGCGTTCCCGCGCTGGTCTACTCCTCGTCGGTCGGCGCCTACTCGCCCGGCCCCAAGGACCGGGCCGTGTCCGAGGAGTGGCCCACCCACGGCTGGCCCGAGGCGGCCTACCCACGGGAGAAGGCGTACGTGGAGCGGGCCCTGGACTCCTTCGAGCGGGACCACCCCGACATGCGCGTGGTGCGGATGCGGCCGGGGTTCGTCTTCCAGCGCTCGGCCGCGCCCGAGCAACGCAGGCTCTTCGCGGGCCCCTTCGTACCCGGAAAGCTGGTGCGCCCCGGCATCGTGCCCGTGGTGCCGAACCTGCCCGGGCTGCGCTTCCAGGTGCTGCACACCGATGACGCGGCGGCGGCGTTCGCGCAGGCGGTGCTGCGGCCGGTGCGCGGCGCGTTCAACATCGCGGCGGACCCGGTGGTCGACGCCCGCCTGTTGGGGAAGGTGCTGGGCGCCCGCGTGGTGCGGGTGCCGGCCGCCGTCGCGACGGCGGCCGTGTCCGCGCTGTGGCGGCTGCACCTCGTGCCGGCCACGCCGGGCCTGCTCCGTACGGTGCTGCGACTGCCCGTCATGGACACCGGCCGGGCCGCGGCCGAACTCGACTGGGTTCCCCGGTACAGCTCCACGCAGGCGCTCGGGGAGTTGCTGCGTGGGCTGCGGGACCCCGTCGGAGCCCCGACCCCGCCGCTCGCCGGCCGCGTCGCGGGTGGCAGGTTCGGCGAGTTGGCGACGGGCGTGGGCGAGCGGCCGTAG